From the Lysobacter sp. FW306-1B-D06B genome, one window contains:
- a CDS encoding aromatic ring-hydroxylating dioxygenase subunit alpha, with protein MNRADRLPDLAPQPLDHATALPARYYADPAMVALDRRAIFDAGWQLLAHVCQLQNAGDHVVGDFAGLPVIAVRGADDEIRVFHNVCRHRAGPIATCDGLAAKALRCRYHGWTYTLDGTLRSAPEMGGAPDFNVSDVHLPQLAVRVWQGMVFAAVDEARAPDFDAFVAGIDARIGPTRHLERYGHHRRVGYDVACNWKVYVDNYLEGYHVPHIHPGLNKLLDYRSYITETAHWYSYQWSPLESGDGLYGDGDALYYWMWPNTMLNILPGRLQTNRVIPKGVDRCRVEFDFYYAVDESDTGRERRQADLDFSDEVQLEDLTICEDVQRGLSSGSYEPGRLNPLRENAVHHFHELLRSVYRADGA; from the coding sequence ATGAACCGCGCCGACCGCCTTCCCGACCTCGCCCCGCAGCCCCTCGACCACGCCACCGCCCTGCCCGCCCGCTACTACGCGGACCCGGCGATGGTGGCGCTGGACCGCCGCGCCATCTTCGACGCCGGCTGGCAACTGCTCGCCCACGTCTGCCAGCTGCAGAACGCGGGCGACCACGTCGTCGGCGACTTCGCCGGGTTGCCGGTCATCGCGGTGCGCGGCGCGGACGACGAGATCCGCGTGTTCCACAACGTCTGCCGCCATCGCGCCGGCCCCATCGCGACCTGCGACGGCCTGGCCGCGAAGGCGTTGCGTTGCCGCTACCACGGCTGGACCTACACGCTCGACGGCACGTTGCGCTCGGCACCGGAGATGGGCGGCGCGCCCGACTTCAACGTAAGCGACGTGCACCTGCCGCAGCTGGCGGTGCGGGTGTGGCAGGGCATGGTGTTCGCCGCCGTGGACGAAGCGCGCGCGCCGGACTTCGATGCCTTCGTGGCCGGCATCGACGCGCGCATCGGCCCCACGCGTCATCTCGAACGCTACGGCCACCACCGTCGCGTCGGCTACGACGTCGCCTGCAACTGGAAGGTCTACGTCGACAACTACCTCGAGGGCTACCACGTCCCGCACATTCATCCCGGACTGAACAAGCTGCTCGACTACCGCAGCTACATCACCGAAACGGCGCACTGGTACTCCTACCAATGGAGCCCGCTGGAAAGCGGCGACGGCCTCTACGGCGACGGCGACGCCCTGTACTACTGGATGTGGCCGAACACGATGCTCAACATCCTGCCCGGCCGCCTGCAGACCAACCGCGTGATTCCCAAGGGCGTGGATCGCTGCCGCGTGGAGTTCGACTTCTACTACGCCGTCGACGAATCCGACACGGGCCGCGAACGCCGCCAGGCCGACCTGGACTTCAGCGATGAAGTGCAACTGGAAGACCTCACCATCTGCGAGGACGTGCAACGCGGGCTGTCGTCGGGCTCGTACGAGCCCGGG
- a CDS encoding amidohydrolase family protein, whose amino-acid sequence MNKPLALSLALLVAGHASAAERVDLLVRDATVVDIATGKLQPHRSIAVRDGRILAVVDAKRAKAYEPAQVIDASGKFAIPGLWDMHVHFGGGEALIGENRNLLPLYVAHGITAVRDAAGDLSPSVFQWRDAVADGKLPGPRILTSGPKIEGYKSIWPGDLEIGNVAELDAALDQLQGWKVDFVKITDNTLSPELFIEAVKNADRRGLKTSAHVPYALTLEEVSAAGLDSIEHLDYAYKAGSPLEKSLGEKIARGETTSRDAWTQWNATFDPARAMAAYRNLARHGTAITPTINGSRVVTYLDQDDHRDDDYLKYIGPGLQATYTWRVERAAKDDAAAVARRHERFETSASVLPMLQRAGVTILAGTDAGFLNSYNYPGIGLHDELGWLVHYGLTPQQALQAATINGARFLGHDDEYGTLAPGKIADVVLLDADPLRDISATRRIHAVVLRGQVHGRADLDAMLADVARRVAAQRAQAPASP is encoded by the coding sequence ATGAACAAGCCCCTGGCCCTCTCGCTCGCCCTGCTGGTCGCCGGCCACGCGTCCGCCGCCGAGCGCGTCGATCTGCTCGTGCGCGACGCCACCGTCGTCGACATCGCCACCGGCAAGCTGCAGCCCCACCGCAGCATCGCCGTGCGCGACGGCCGCATCCTCGCCGTGGTGGATGCCAAGCGTGCGAAAGCGTACGAGCCCGCGCAGGTGATCGATGCAAGCGGCAAGTTCGCCATCCCCGGCCTGTGGGACATGCACGTGCACTTCGGCGGCGGCGAAGCGTTGATCGGAGAGAACCGCAACCTGCTCCCGCTGTACGTCGCCCATGGCATCACTGCCGTGCGCGACGCCGCCGGCGACCTGAGCCCGAGCGTCTTCCAATGGCGCGACGCCGTCGCCGACGGCAAGCTCCCGGGTCCGCGCATCCTCACGTCCGGGCCGAAGATCGAAGGCTACAAGTCGATCTGGCCGGGCGATCTGGAAATCGGCAACGTCGCCGAACTCGATGCCGCGCTCGACCAGCTCCAGGGCTGGAAGGTCGACTTCGTCAAGATCACCGACAACACGCTTTCGCCGGAGCTGTTCATCGAAGCGGTGAAAAACGCCGACCGTCGCGGCCTGAAGACCTCCGCGCACGTGCCCTACGCGCTGACGCTGGAGGAAGTCAGCGCCGCCGGCCTGGATTCGATCGAACACCTGGACTACGCCTACAAAGCGGGATCGCCGCTGGAGAAATCGCTGGGCGAGAAGATCGCCAGGGGCGAGACCACCAGCCGCGACGCATGGACGCAGTGGAACGCCACCTTCGATCCCGCCCGTGCGATGGCCGCCTACCGCAACCTCGCTCGGCACGGCACCGCGATCACGCCGACGATCAACGGCAGCCGCGTGGTGACCTACCTCGACCAGGACGATCACCGCGACGACGACTACCTGAAGTACATCGGCCCGGGCCTGCAGGCGACCTACACCTGGCGTGTGGAGCGCGCGGCGAAGGACGATGCCGCCGCCGTCGCGCGTCGCCACGAACGTTTCGAGACCAGCGCCAGCGTGCTGCCGATGCTGCAACGCGCCGGCGTCACGATCCTCGCCGGCACCGATGCGGGCTTCCTCAACTCATACAACTATCCGGGCATCGGCCTGCACGACGAGCTGGGCTGGCTGGTGCATTACGGCCTGACGCCGCAGCAGGCATTGCAGGCGGCGACCATCAACGGCGCGCGTTTCCTAGGCCATGACGACGAATACGGCACGCTGGCGCCGGGCAAGATCGCCGACGTCGTGCTGCTGGACGCCGACCCGCTGCGCGACATCTCGGCGACGCGCAGGATCCACGCGGTCGTGCTTCGCGGCCAGGTCCACGGCCGCGCCGATCTGGACGCGATGCTGGCCGACGTGGCGCGTCGTGTTGCGGCGCAGCGGGCGCAGGCGCCAGCGAGCCCCTGA
- a CDS encoding LysR family transcriptional regulator: protein MYDPLLLRSFVAVVESGGFTRAAQALHLTQSTVSQQLRRLEEEVGQRLLEREPGGVRPTQAGERLLGYARRLLQLGDEARAAMSGGDREEIVRLGVPEDLAGAALTPVLSAFARHRGGLRLEVTSGLSGALSAGYERGEFDVVLVKQRGAGGVRSWPERLAWIDSRDHPCLSLDPLPLAVFPVGGLYREEMFQALDAKQRGWRIAYSSGSLASLQAAVADGLGISLLPLRAVRAGHRVLEPRDGLPVMRPLRLALHHRTEASATVLALVDKLARRCEQLTAPD, encoded by the coding sequence ATGTACGACCCCCTGCTTCTGCGCAGCTTCGTCGCCGTGGTTGAATCCGGCGGCTTCACCCGCGCGGCCCAGGCGCTGCACCTGACCCAGTCCACCGTGAGCCAGCAGCTGCGGCGGCTGGAGGAGGAAGTCGGGCAGCGACTGCTCGAACGTGAACCCGGCGGCGTGCGTCCCACTCAGGCCGGTGAGCGCCTGCTCGGCTATGCGCGGCGCCTGCTCCAGTTGGGCGATGAGGCGCGCGCGGCGATGAGCGGCGGCGATCGCGAGGAGATCGTGCGCCTGGGCGTGCCGGAGGATCTGGCGGGCGCGGCGCTCACGCCGGTGCTGTCGGCTTTCGCGCGTCATCGTGGTGGACTGCGACTGGAAGTGACGAGCGGGCTCAGCGGCGCGCTGTCGGCCGGTTATGAACGGGGCGAGTTCGACGTCGTGCTGGTCAAGCAGCGTGGCGCGGGCGGTGTGCGTTCGTGGCCGGAACGGCTGGCGTGGATCGACAGTCGCGACCATCCGTGCCTCTCGCTCGATCCGCTGCCACTGGCGGTGTTTCCGGTCGGCGGGCTGTATCGCGAAGAGATGTTCCAGGCGCTGGACGCGAAACAGCGGGGGTGGCGCATCGCGTATTCCAGCGGCAGCCTGGCGAGCCTGCAGGCGGCGGTCGCCGACGGGCTCGGCATCAGCCTGTTGCCGCTGCGGGCGGTGCGCGCGGGGCATCGCGTTCTTGAACCGCGCGATGGCCTGCCCGTGATGCGTCCACTTCGCCTGGCGCTGCACCATCGCACGGAAGCGTCGGCCACCGTGCTGGCGCTGGTGGACAAGCTCGCGCGGCGCTGCGAGCAGCTCACCGCGCCGGACTGA